GGTCCCTATGGAGCTGGATGCGTCGAGCGTGGCTAATCGGTCTATCCAGATGGGAAGCGAGTGTTCTAATCGATGACAGGTTTTCTTGAGCTGGTAGACAAAACTCAGGTCCCAGGGCATGAGGGCATTCACGAATAGATGAACTAACGGGTGAGCTTTGATGCTGAGTCCGGCACAGACGCGTGCGAGGTCACGAAGAAGTTTGCTAGGTTTGCGGCGATCGGTGATCAGTGGAGCGCAGAGTTCCTTGAGTTCTGGTTGATCGAAAAAGCGGTGACGTTCCAGTCGTTGAGTGACGGCCACGAATTTTTCTAATTCATGATGCAAGTCCAGCGCTCGACCAAATATCGGTGTCATGTGGCCAGCCGTGTAAAAATACAGGGCCACATACAGGCCGAACGAAAGGACCCAATACCCTGGTATGCTGATGCTTACAGACAGTATTCCAAGTATGATGGTGCTCACACACAGTATGAGGGCGAGTATGAGCCGTTGTGTGACGTAAGGAATAGACACTCCGTGACGAAGCAGCTCCTCTATTCGTTGGCCGTCCAAGGGTTGCTCACTCACGAGCGAAGCCTCTAGTGCGATTCGATCCCGCAAGAGCGTAAGGCCTGAAATTTCTTGAATGAGCGATTGCCGGTGAGTCCATTCCACATCATGTAATGGGTGCTCATTTTGAGCCAAAATCCATTGCCGTAAGCGCTGCTGGCCAGGAAGCGAGAGCGTTGAGTCTAAAAGCTGGAGTAGCGAATGTGGTCCAACAATATCCAAATCATACGCATATGAATGATGAGCTATGGTGGGAAAAGATCGTGATGGGATCTTCGACCAATCTAACTGGAGGCGGGCAAGATTCGTGACTTTTTGTTGTTTCCATTTTGTGAGCCGAAGCAGCTTGGTCTTTAAGATCCCGTGAAAGTACGTTACGGTTGCGAATAAGGCAAGAAAGGCCAGCAATGCCAAATTTCCGGTATGAAACCATGCGGCTTTGTAGAGTGCCAAACACGTGAAAAAGGCTAAAAGAAAGATCGCGAGGCGACATCGTGTAAAGGACGTACTGGTCTGTACGCCATGAGTGAGCAGCCGTTCGGCCTTTGCGATGCCGCGCGTAATGGTTCGTTCTCGTTTCTGGCTTAACGTGTCAGGCATGGTGTGTCCTGACCTTACAGTCATCTAACCCCTCCGTCAAATTCTATGCAAACGTATATTCATGTTTATCTGACGGGGTTGATTGACGTGAGTGAACTAGCTGGACGGCTCATGAACATGAGCCTATTGGGTGCCTGGGAAGACGAGGGTGTTGTCCATTTGTATTGGGACCATGCCGATTGGCATGAGTCCATGCTTGAGGCACTTGGTGAAACCCTCCTGGAACTTGGCTTGAAGGTCGATCATGATGAGATTCGGGTTCAAACGATTCCTTGGCAGGACTGGAACCGTATCTGGACGGAGTCGGTCCAACCGATCCATATCGGGAAACGCATTGTGGTTCGACCGAGTTGGAGTGAAGTCGAAGTGGCAGAGGATGGGATTGAACTCATTCTTGACCCCAAACAAGCATTCGGGACTGGTCATCATGCGACCACACAACTCTTGTGTGAATGGCTGGAAGATACCATTCAAGGTGGGGAGCAGGTGCTCGATGTTGGAACGGGGAGTGGGCTCTTAGGGATGGTCGCGTTGCGCCTTGGGGCAACGTCTGTGCTCGCGATCGATCATGACGCCGTGGCCCTGGAATGCGCGAAGGAGTATGCGCGGATGAATCATTTCGGTCCTGAGTTGGAGTTTCAGGTCCTGGACATTCATGACCTTTCTGATGGTCAGTATGATGTCATCCTCGCCAATATTGACCGGCGAACGTTGTTGTCGGTCGATCAGGCATTTGCCAACGTTGCCGGTTCGCATACGCTATTGCTGATGACAGGAATTCTCGAATCTGATTACGAAGAACTGGTTGCCTATTATCGGCAATATGGATGGAGGGACGGAGACGTTCGGAAACGTGCGGAATGGATTGCGATCGAGCTTGTACGAAGAGCCCCAGACTATCTATCTGGCTAATGTTCAAGATAGTCTATGAGGGCACGATACGTGAGCTTACGAGTTTGAGCCTTTGATCGTTCTTCTTCAGCCTGATGTTGTTCAAGCCAAACGGTTTCCGAGACTTGCATACGTGCCTGATCACAGAATGTCCACATTTGATGAAGGAAATCCACATGAAGGCCGACTTGAACGCCTTCTGATTCAATCCGGTCATCCAGGATTGCCAGAAGGTCTGAAATGGCTTGATCCGTGTCATATGGCGGGGATGTATAGCCGAAGGCCTGGGATGCCGCCTCTTCTTGTCTGGCTTGTTCCACCAGATCGTGCATGTACTCCTTCAGGAGTCCGATAATACGTCCGGGTAAACGCATGGAGGTACGAGAGGAAAATCGTTGCGATGCTTACATGAACTTGTCACGGAAAGAGGTAGCATGAACGTGCAAAATTTTCAAACGATTCAATGGAACTTTTCCAAATGTCCGGTTGTGAGAGATCCAAAGGTTTCACACGTTGACAGGCCTTGGTTTCGGGTTGAAAACAACCGCATTAATTGGGTATAAAATAAGTACCCTCTGGCGAGATGCCCTGTATTCCTTTAACAAGCTAGTGAGATGGATAATGAGGAGAGCGTTCTCATGAAGGTGACACATCTCATTTTATTGATGTGCATCATGCTCTTGTCCCCTGATATGGCGCTCGTTTTCGCTCAGGAAACGTCGGAAGACCTAAGTGCTCAGGCGTTAGAAGAATGTCAAAAAGGACGTATTGCGCAAACTCGTGATAGCCGGATGGAACATTTTAAACGCGCCGAAACCATAGCCGAACGAGCTGTGAAAGCAAACGATAAGAATGCGGATGCGCATTTTGCTTTATTCTGTAGCTTGGGAGAGCAAATGCGAATTGACGGTGAACCGGATTTTCTAGCAATTTTTGGTTATAACCGGATGATGGATGCCTTGAACCGGACGCTTGAACTGAACCCTGACCACATCGACGCCATGTCCTCCAAGGGCACGTTACTCGTGAAGTTGCCGGCCTTTTTCGGGGGAGACACGGAAAAGGGGGAAGAGCTTCTTCAGGAGGTGATCAAGCGAGAACCGACCGCGATCAATGCCCGGTTGGTCATCGCTCAAAATTATGCTGAGCGCGGCCAACATGAAAAAGCCATGGAATTAGCCATGACGGCCCTGAAATTTGCAAAAGTTCAGAATCGCAAGGATCTCATCCCCGAGGCTGAAGAAGTCCTCTCAAACCTCCGCAACGGGAAATCTTCCGACTAGGTTATCGTATTCGACCTAGCCGGAATTTCCATTTTCCTACTTCGTGCTAGCCCCATAATTCTTTCAGTCGTTGATCACGTCCACAGCTATATCGATAAAACTTATACCGTAATGGGTTCTTTTGATAATAGTCTTGGTGGTAGTCTTCCGCCGGATAAAAGGTCGTGGCCGGCACAATTTCCGTCACGATTTCCTGTGGAAACGTTTTTGTCGATTCAATCTTAGCCTTGGATTGTTCGATCAATTTCCGTTGTTCCTCGTCGTGGTAAAAAATCGCCGGGCGATATTGATTCCCATGATCGCAGAATTGGCGATCTGCTGTCGTCGGATCAGAATTTCTCCAATAGACGTCCAGGAGTTCTGGATAACTGATCTTGGCCGGGTCGAAGACGACTTGAATAGCTTCGGTGTGGCCGGTTCCTCCAGCCGAGACTTCTTCATACGTAGGGTCAGACTTTTGGCCCCCCGTATATCCCGAGGTCGTTGAAATAACCCCATCGAGTTTGTCAAAGGGTGGTTCCAGGCACCAGAAACATCCTCCCGCAAAGGTGGCTGTGGAATACTGTCCCGGTTCACCAACGGCGCTGCTAGATGGGACAGCCCCAATGAACGTCAACATTAACCCGATCGCGAGCAAGACAGCGAATCCTGTGAATTTGTTCATGATTGTTTCTCCCGTGGAATTGCCATGGTAGAGTTGGAGCCTACCAACGGCAGATGTGTGTTATTTTTAGCTGATTTGAATACTAATCCTTTGCTCATGGACTATTGTCCCATGAAATCCCGTATTGTTACAAAGGGTCGGTGAGCGGAGTGTACTCCGGCCTGGGTATGAGGTTTATCGGTTGAGTGGGCATCTGACGCTTCCAGATTATATCAAGTCTGGGTTGGATATCGTATTCGTGGGGATTAACCCAGGCGTTCGGTCAGCGGTTGTGGGTCACCATTTTGCCGGTCATTCTAATCGTTTCTGGAAATTGCTGAATGACTCTCGTCTTTTGCCATGTCCTGTGACGTATGAGGATGATTGGCGTTTACCGAGTTGGGGGGTGGGTCTCACGAATATCGTATCGCGCACGACGTCCGGGAGTCGCGACCTTCTTGCCCGTGATTATTCTGAAGGCCGACAGGTGTTGAAACAGAAGATTCGTCGGTATCGCCCTGCTATTCTCGCGTTACTGGGTGTCACCCTTTATCCAATCGTGTTTCCTCAAGGCATGCGGTCTTCGCAGCGTTCCCAAAATTCTGACGCGCCACGGAGAGTCGGATTACTCCCCGAACGATTCGAGAATGCCCGTGTCGTCTTGTTGCCGAACCCCAGTGGGCGTAATGCCCATTATTCCTACAGTGACATGTTGAAAGGGTTTGATGAGTTGTGCCGACTAAAGTCTGAGCTGCGACGAGTAAACTCGGTGGGTGGTATGGAGTAGAATTATACAAGGAGTCAAGCGTGAAACTTTGGTCAGCAAATGCTCTAGGCTTAGTCGTGCTCGGCAGTCTTGTCTTAAATCTCTCGTTGCCCGTGTCGGTTTCGTCGCGTTCTCTACCTGAGGCAGCAGAACAGGCCAAGATGGCTACCGTCGGGATTTTGCGACATGCGGAGGATGACGCCTATAAAAGTGTGTATTCTGAATTTGCCATTCGAGGATCTGGGGTCCATTTAGGAGATGGTTATATCCTCACGGCACGACATGTGGTCGATCGTCAGGAAGGAGGTAATACGCACCTTCCCGACACGATACGTGTGCTCAGTACCGGGTTTAGTGAATGGCAAGCCAAGCTGGTCGGGTCCGATCGATTCCTTGATCTGGCCCTCTATCGTCTGCAGGTGGCGGGGAAAAATGATGAGGTGCTATCAGTTTCTTTTGCTCCTGAAGAACCTCTGCAAGGTGACGAGGTATTCACGGTAGGATATCCACTCGGTTGGGGCCCTGCGCTGGCCTTTGGCCGATTTGGAAACCCTCGAACGTTTTTGCCAACAGGGCAGTCGCGTCTCATGCAAATAGACCTGTCAGCCTGTAGTGGAAATTCTGGGGGAGGACTTTTTGATCGGCAGGGGAATCTCGTTGGCCTTATTCATGCCATCATTCAATCGGAAGGGAAGAGTGATGAACGTCGTTGCAGTCGATTTGCCTTTGCGATTCCTGGCGCGTTGGTGCAGAAAGTAGTTGAGGCATTAAAGAACGGCCACTCTCCGGCGTTTCCTCGGCTCGGGATTCGCATGACCGCTGTTAAAGTACAGCAGCAATGGAGGGTTGCGGTCGCCGAAGCAAAGGGGCCGTCTCGTCGAGCTGGTCTTCGAAAACATGACATCGTTTTGTCGATCGACCAAACCCCAGTGACATCAGCTGCACAATTAAAAAGTTATTTGATCGAGCATACGCAACCAGGACAAACGGTTGAGCTTCACGTTCTGCGTGGTGAGAAGGTCAAGGTCGTGAAAGTGCTGTTGGGAAAAAGCTGATCGTTATCGTAACGTTTGTTGTAGGTGTTGTGTGAGAGCTTGCATATCAGGTGGGCATTCAATCGTGTATTCGTGATAGTCTCCTGAGTTGGGATGCTGAAAGCCAAGACTTCGTGCATGGAGCATCATTCTTGGAATTGCCCTGTCTGCTATCTCACCGGTTGTTCCCTTCCCATACCATCGATCCCCCAAGATCGGGAGGCCATGGGAGGCCAGGTGTACGCGCAGTTGATGGGTGCGCCCAGTACGCGGGACGAGGTTCAAGTAGGCTGCCACGTTTGCCCATCGTTTGATCATATGATATTCCGTGATAGCCGTACGAGGCCTGGTCGTGTCGGGGGAATGCCTGGTGGAGTCATGCGCATCGCGTCCAATGGCCAAGTGGATCACGCCATCATTAGAAGTCGGAACATTCCAGACCAAGGCTTGGTATTGTCGGGTGATGGAATGTTGTGCAAATTGTTTCGCGAGAGATCGGTGTGCGTCCAAATTTTTCGCGACCACCACTACTCCAGAGGTATCTTGATCTAATCGATGTACGATGCCGGGTGAGCACCCCTTTTGTGTCGTCACCTGGAAGTAGTCAAGAACGCCATTCAAAATCGTTCCTGACCACATGCCCGCTGTGGGATGCATCACCACACCCGGTGGCTTATTGATCACGAGCATCGCCTCATCTTCGTGAAGAATGTCTAGCTGGGTTACTTCTCCCTTAACCAACACAGATCCTGGTTTTGGGGTGTCCAGAGTGATGCGATCGCCAGGTTTGACTTGAAAGCTCGGTTTCACCATGAGGTTGTTGACCCGTATCCGGCCGAGTTGAATGAGTCGTTGAAGACGTGAGCGAGAGACTTCAGGTTCGCGATGGACTAAAAAGATGTCAAGCCGTTTACGCTGCTCTCCGCGGGTGATGACAAATTCAGTAATCATGTCCTTTGAGTAGGCGCGGTCAGAATGCTGCCGGTTACGAAGAACACCTCCAGCTTTGTGGAATGACAGTCGATCTATGATTCTCCTGACGACTGAGCCATCGGAGGTTTGCGCAATCCTATTTGTCAGGCCCTACTGAATGCGTTGAAAAAACACTTTGCATAGAAGCCGGATTGGATTGAGAGTGAACGGGCGAAATCAGCTCAATATCAGGAAGATTGTTGGAAACTTCTTCATAAGTTTTCTGGGTTTCTAAGACCGCGACAACTTCGGGAAGAGGGGCAGGCCATATTTCTGGAAGATCACATTCGCCCTCGGATTGGATGGGGAACGCCAACTGTTCAGTCGGTGGACAAAATGTCGCCTGTATTCCATCCCTATTTCCTCGAGGATCAATTCGATACCAGCCAATGCGATCGAGATGCACGGCGTTCAGACCGTGTAAACAATAGGGCGGTCTTTGATGACTGATCGTCAGGCGTTGGTAACACAGGCCTGCGGGAATGCCATTGGCTCTCAGAAGCGCTGCGAGTAGATGACTTTTTGCGTAACAATAGCCGGTTCGATAGCGCAGAACGTCTGAGGCTCGACAAGTCACAGGATTGAGTGAATAGTCTCCACTGTGTTGAATCTGATCTCGTACAAACTCAAAGCAAGCGTTGGCGATTTCGTGAGGATTGGCGCATCCATTTGCCAGCATGTGGGCTTGCGTCAGGATGAGAGGGTGTTGCCAATTAATGTAGTGACTGGCCGAGAGATATTGCTGCATGATCACTCTTGGCAGAATGCCTATGACTGCTTCAAGCGTTTTTGAAAAGGTATTCAACCGGTTCTAGCATGTCAATGTTTGTCCTGTAAATGTGAGGCTTTCCCTAGCAGATTCATGCACGGGATGATGCGTGTGTTGGGGCGGAATCTAGGAGTTGTTGTTGCAACGCCTCGCATGCCTGTTCGCATGCTGTCCTCAATTGGCCGAGATCTTCTAAGGTAGTGTCCATCCGCTCTTCTCTTCCTGCTCGTTCGAGTTCCAGGCATATTTGGGATACGATCGTGGCGCCAACGTTTTGGGCACTTCCTTTTAAGGCATGCGCCGCCAAGGTTAAGTTTTTGGCGTTGTTTTGAGTCAGGGCGTGCTCAATAGATGTCAGATGCCTGGGGATGTCCCGTGTGAATTGATTCACCAGTTCGTCCAAAAAGGAACTATCACCATCCCCTTGGAGTGTACGGAGCGCTTGCATTGTTCGGGGGTTCAAAACTTCTTGAGATGGTGAGTCCAGATGATTGCTTGGTAGGGAGTCGGTCTGCGCGCTCTCTGGATGCTCTCCGGTTTTTATCGGGAGCCATTGTTTAAGAATAGCCGCGAGGTCTTCAAGCTTCACGGGTTTTGAGAGAAAGTCGTTCATGCCGGATTGAATACAGTTGTCTTTATCCTTTTGCATTACATTGGCGGTCATGGCAATGATGGGGATTGGGTCATTTGAATGTCCGGCATTTGACGCGCCGGTATGCGTTGTTTCCTGGTTATTCGCGATGGCGGACTCGTGGGCTCTGATTGTTCGCGTTGCTTCGTATCCATCCATTTCCGGCATCTGACAATCCATCAGGATGAGGTCGTAAGGCACCTGCTCGATGGCCTCGATGACCTCCTTGCCGTTCGCGACGACATCGACTCGGTATCCGAGTTTTTCCAACATCCGTACCCCTACCTTTTGATTGACGATGTTATCTTCGGCTAAAAGTATGCGTGCACCGGATTGAGCGATGACTTTTCTTACCGAATGTTGAGTCAAGAGGTCTTTAGGGGAAGATGGTTTGCCTCCGGTTTCTTGGGATTCCGGTGTCAGGATCATGGCCAGACAACGAAAGAGATAAGATTCTCGAACCGGTTTGGTTAAATAGGCTTCAAAGCCCGCGGCGTGAGCCGTTTGAGCATCGCCGCGAAGTCCCCAAGAGGTGAGTAATACGAGATGAGTGTTCTGTAACCGAGGATCGGCTTTAATCTGTCTGGCTAATTCTAATCCATCCATTTCCGGCATTTGATGGTCCAGTATGGCAATATCGACGGGTTCTCCGCGATCGACGGACTCTCTCAGGACATCAAGTGCTTGCGCACCATTTTCTGCATTTAACCCCGTCATTCCCCATGAACTGGCATAATGGTTGAGCAAAAGACGATTGGTTTCGTTGTCATCCACAAAACACGCGCGTATGCCTCGTAATGACTCTGGAAGAGCCTGGTTCCCGACTGTTGGTGTTGAATATTCAAGGTTTAACGTAAACCAAAACCGGCTGCCTCGGCCTGGTTGACTTTCGACACCGATCTCTCCACCCATCATTTCAACCAAACGCTTGCAGATCGCGAGTCCCAACCCTGTCCCCCCGTACCGCCGGGTAGTCGAGGCATCGGCTTGACTGAATGATTGAAAGAGGCGTTGTTGATGCTCCACGGGAATCCCGATGCCGGTATCAATCACCTCAATGCGAATGGTCACAGAGTCAGATGACGATCGATCGAGGGCCGCAACCTTGATGACGACTTCCCCATGTTCCGTGAATTTAATGGCATTTCCGACGAGGTTCATCAAGACTTGTTTAATACGACCTGGATCTCCGTATAGAGATGATGGAGTCGAGGCGTACATGAGGCCCACCAACTCGATGTTTTTTTTCGAAGCTGTAGCGGCAAGAAGTTCTAACGTTTCGTCCATTGAAGAACGAAGATCGAAGGTAATGTTCTCCAATTCTAACTT
The genomic region above belongs to Nitrospirales bacterium and contains:
- a CDS encoding 50S ribosomal protein L11 methyltransferase, with translation MSELAGRLMNMSLLGAWEDEGVVHLYWDHADWHESMLEALGETLLELGLKVDHDEIRVQTIPWQDWNRIWTESVQPIHIGKRIVVRPSWSEVEVAEDGIELILDPKQAFGTGHHATTQLLCEWLEDTIQGGEQVLDVGTGSGLLGMVALRLGATSVLAIDHDAVALECAKEYARMNHFGPELEFQVLDIHDLSDGQYDVILANIDRRTLLSVDQAFANVAGSHTLLLMTGILESDYEELVAYYRQYGWRDGDVRKRAEWIAIELVRRAPDYLSG
- the msrA gene encoding peptide-methionine (S)-S-oxide reductase MsrA, which translates into the protein MNKFTGFAVLLAIGLMLTFIGAVPSSSAVGEPGQYSTATFAGGCFWCLEPPFDKLDGVISTTSGYTGGQKSDPTYEEVSAGGTGHTEAIQVVFDPAKISYPELLDVYWRNSDPTTADRQFCDHGNQYRPAIFYHDEEQRKLIEQSKAKIESTKTFPQEIVTEIVPATTFYPAEDYHQDYYQKNPLRYKFYRYSCGRDQRLKELWG
- a CDS encoding mismatch-specific DNA-glycosylase, which gives rise to MSGHLTLPDYIKSGLDIVFVGINPGVRSAVVGHHFAGHSNRFWKLLNDSRLLPCPVTYEDDWRLPSWGVGLTNIVSRTTSGSRDLLARDYSEGRQVLKQKIRRYRPAILALLGVTLYPIVFPQGMRSSQRSQNSDAPRRVGLLPERFENARVVLLPNPSGRNAHYSYSDMLKGFDELCRLKSELRRVNSVGGME
- a CDS encoding S1C family serine protease, producing MKLWSANALGLVVLGSLVLNLSLPVSVSSRSLPEAAEQAKMATVGILRHAEDDAYKSVYSEFAIRGSGVHLGDGYILTARHVVDRQEGGNTHLPDTIRVLSTGFSEWQAKLVGSDRFLDLALYRLQVAGKNDEVLSVSFAPEEPLQGDEVFTVGYPLGWGPALAFGRFGNPRTFLPTGQSRLMQIDLSACSGNSGGGLFDRQGNLVGLIHAIIQSEGKSDERRCSRFAFAIPGALVQKVVEALKNGHSPAFPRLGIRMTAVKVQQQWRVAVAEAKGPSRRAGLRKHDIVLSIDQTPVTSAAQLKSYLIEHTQPGQTVELHVLRGEKVKVVKVLLGKS
- a CDS encoding RluA family pseudouridine synthase; its protein translation is MITEFVITRGEQRKRLDIFLVHREPEVSRSRLQRLIQLGRIRVNNLMVKPSFQVKPGDRITLDTPKPGSVLVKGEVTQLDILHEDEAMLVINKPPGVVMHPTAGMWSGTILNGVLDYFQVTTQKGCSPGIVHRLDQDTSGVVVVAKNLDAHRSLAKQFAQHSITRQYQALVWNVPTSNDGVIHLAIGRDAHDSTRHSPDTTRPRTAITEYHMIKRWANVAAYLNLVPRTGRTHQLRVHLASHGLPILGDRWYGKGTTGEIADRAIPRMMLHARSLGFQHPNSGDYHEYTIECPPDMQALTQHLQQTLR
- a CDS encoding transglutaminase family protein; translation: MQQYLSASHYINWQHPLILTQAHMLANGCANPHEIANACFEFVRDQIQHSGDYSLNPVTCRASDVLRYRTGYCYAKSHLLAALLRANGIPAGLCYQRLTISHQRPPYCLHGLNAVHLDRIGWYRIDPRGNRDGIQATFCPPTEQLAFPIQSEGECDLPEIWPAPLPEVVAVLETQKTYEEVSNNLPDIELISPVHSQSNPASMQSVFSTHSVGPDK
- a CDS encoding response regulator, whose amino-acid sequence is MTRSVALYILFFLSLLTLVTGLFVKTQEDHRTAHHQRMMALEELKRWDTTLNQDILKNENGLLLHYDSLVIATQQLHGLKATFFRGPLSLIALDEPVFRPLLVDYARLLKEKESLVELFKSHHAILRNSTRYFPLAGIELRRISLASPHIPEFRHVMEQAILQTLLYNQEPSADYRTNMTRSINELHSLQSSLSPSNSHSIENLLTHMRLILKYREDLRKTVEDIFAIPTTAMHARLSGRYQQYHNHVLEQIEQYRMVFYLLSVLLVCYIGWILWRLRATTQALSLSNATLEERINERTKDLHAVNASLNDEIQERKNIERELEEKNVELGIARDEALVAANAKSEFLAMMSHELRTPMNGIMGMTGLLLDTNLNPEQRDLAETVRTSGDTLLTIINDILDFSKIEADKLELENITFDLRSSMDETLELLAATASKKNIELVGLMYASTPSSLYGDPGRIKQVLMNLVGNAIKFTEHGEVVIKVAALDRSSSDSVTIRIEVIDTGIGIPVEHQQRLFQSFSQADASTTRRYGGTGLGLAICKRLVEMMGGEIGVESQPGRGSRFWFTLNLEYSTPTVGNQALPESLRGIRACFVDDNETNRLLLNHYASSWGMTGLNAENGAQALDVLRESVDRGEPVDIAILDHQMPEMDGLELARQIKADPRLQNTHLVLLTSWGLRGDAQTAHAAGFEAYLTKPVRESYLFRCLAMILTPESQETGGKPSSPKDLLTQHSVRKVIAQSGARILLAEDNIVNQKVGVRMLEKLGYRVDVVANGKEVIEAIEQVPYDLILMDCQMPEMDGYEATRTIRAHESAIANNQETTHTGASNAGHSNDPIPIIAMTANVMQKDKDNCIQSGMNDFLSKPVKLEDLAAILKQWLPIKTGEHPESAQTDSLPSNHLDSPSQEVLNPRTMQALRTLQGDGDSSFLDELVNQFTRDIPRHLTSIEHALTQNNAKNLTLAAHALKGSAQNVGATIVSQICLELERAGREERMDTTLEDLGQLRTACEQACEALQQQLLDSAPTHASSRA